The Amycolatopsis mongoliensis genome includes a window with the following:
- a CDS encoding sugar ABC transporter substrate-binding protein — MKRSSKSARAAIALGAAALCATGLAACSSSSDSGGGNAASGTYTWWDPYPQHEPSSDWAKRVDSCGSKAGVTIKRTAYDTTALTNQALLAAQEGTSPDVILLDNPAVSTLAGTSMLTSMDEFGLDTAGIDQNLLAAGVVDGKAYGVPIGANTLAIYYNKTVLDAAGVDPASVKDWASLTAALQKVAAAGHKGITFAGIGTEEGSFQFLPWFWGAGADLKQLDSPAAVAALDLWTGWLKSGYAPNSVISNSQNTSWEEFLTGGFGFAVNGTWQVTSAAKAKFPTGVIQLPGRNGGGAPAPTGGEFLTVPVQKDTARYTATKKIVECMTTQQGMVETANTFAYYIPPTKAGQEALLAQHPELKQWVDAVRNAKGRTSDNLGTKYPKISEPLWTAVQNALSGSKSPQDALSEAQKTASAAVG, encoded by the coding sequence GTGAAGCGTTCATCGAAATCCGCTCGCGCCGCGATCGCCCTCGGCGCCGCGGCCCTGTGTGCCACCGGCCTGGCCGCGTGCTCGTCTTCGAGCGACAGCGGCGGCGGCAACGCCGCGAGCGGCACCTACACGTGGTGGGACCCCTACCCCCAGCACGAGCCGTCCTCGGACTGGGCCAAGCGCGTCGATTCGTGCGGCAGCAAGGCCGGGGTCACCATCAAGCGCACCGCCTACGACACCACCGCCCTGACGAACCAGGCGCTGCTCGCCGCGCAGGAGGGGACGTCGCCGGACGTCATCCTGCTCGACAACCCCGCGGTGTCGACGCTCGCCGGCACGAGCATGCTGACCTCGATGGACGAGTTCGGCCTCGACACCGCCGGGATCGACCAGAACCTGCTCGCCGCCGGCGTCGTCGACGGCAAGGCCTACGGCGTGCCCATCGGGGCCAACACGCTGGCCATCTACTACAACAAGACCGTCCTGGACGCCGCCGGGGTCGATCCCGCGTCCGTCAAGGACTGGGCGAGCCTGACCGCCGCGCTGCAGAAGGTGGCGGCCGCCGGCCACAAGGGCATCACCTTCGCCGGTATCGGCACCGAAGAGGGCTCCTTCCAGTTCCTGCCGTGGTTCTGGGGTGCCGGGGCCGACCTCAAGCAGCTGGACTCGCCGGCGGCGGTGGCCGCACTCGACCTGTGGACCGGCTGGCTGAAGTCCGGGTACGCGCCGAACTCCGTCATCAGCAACTCCCAGAACACCTCCTGGGAGGAGTTCCTGACCGGCGGCTTCGGATTCGCCGTCAACGGCACCTGGCAGGTGACCAGCGCCGCCAAGGCCAAGTTCCCGACCGGCGTCATCCAGCTCCCGGGCCGCAACGGCGGCGGCGCGCCCGCCCCGACCGGCGGTGAATTCCTCACCGTGCCGGTGCAGAAGGACACCGCACGCTACACCGCCACCAAGAAGATCGTCGAGTGCATGACCACCCAGCAGGGCATGGTCGAGACGGCGAACACGTTCGCGTACTACATCCCGCCGACGAAAGCCGGCCAGGAGGCCCTGCTGGCCCAGCACCCCGAGCTGAAGCAGTGGGTCGATGCCGTGCGCAACGCCAAGGGGCGCACGAGTGACAACCTCGGCACCAAGTACCCGAAGATCTCCGAACCGCTGTGGACCGCGGTACAGAACGCGCTCAGCGGCTCGAAGTCCCCTCAGGACGCGCTGAGCGAAGCGCAGAAGACCGCGTCCGCCGCGGTCGGCTGA
- a CDS encoding LacI family DNA-binding transcriptional regulator, giving the protein MVTIGDIAKAAGVSRSTASYALSGKRTISDSVRRRVQELALELGYTPNAGARALATSQTMVVGLLAQFFSDEFAPAMLQYMLGVSDTARALGYDTLLVTETDGAHALTRITSSRMVDGVVLLNVAQDDERVPILRSAPQPGALVGMPGDCSGVDVFDLDFEAAGRLMVEHMHAHGHRELILVSQPEHVVERGGAYVWRLQNAALREARERGIEIHAVFGASRQPEVGQDLHGLLDAHPTATGLLLNNEAAAAALPSVLTARGLRVPEDLSVIGRYSDEFARTFSLPYSSIESAPDRLGEQAVRQLVRRIESPQARAEPPVRRLLAPELVDRGSTGRPPGRP; this is encoded by the coding sequence TTGGTCACCATCGGCGACATCGCGAAGGCGGCGGGCGTTTCGCGGAGTACGGCGTCCTATGCCCTGTCCGGCAAGCGCACGATCTCGGACAGCGTGCGCCGGCGGGTGCAGGAGCTGGCCCTGGAGCTCGGTTACACGCCGAACGCCGGGGCGAGGGCGCTCGCCACGTCCCAGACGATGGTCGTCGGCCTGCTCGCGCAGTTCTTCTCGGACGAGTTCGCACCCGCCATGTTGCAGTACATGCTGGGCGTCTCGGACACGGCTCGCGCGCTGGGCTACGACACGCTGCTGGTGACCGAGACAGACGGGGCGCACGCCCTCACCCGGATCACCAGCTCCCGCATGGTCGACGGGGTCGTCCTGCTCAACGTCGCGCAGGACGACGAGCGCGTGCCGATCCTGAGGTCCGCTCCGCAACCCGGCGCCCTGGTGGGCATGCCCGGTGACTGCTCCGGCGTGGACGTGTTCGACCTCGACTTCGAGGCGGCCGGGCGCCTCATGGTCGAGCACATGCACGCCCACGGCCACCGGGAGCTGATCCTGGTGTCGCAGCCGGAGCACGTGGTGGAACGGGGCGGTGCGTACGTCTGGCGGCTCCAGAACGCGGCGCTGCGGGAGGCGCGGGAGCGCGGCATCGAGATCCACGCCGTGTTCGGCGCCTCTCGCCAGCCCGAGGTCGGGCAGGACCTGCACGGCCTTCTCGACGCCCACCCGACGGCGACCGGCCTGCTGCTCAACAACGAGGCCGCCGCGGCGGCGCTGCCCTCGGTGCTGACCGCTCGCGGGCTGCGTGTGCCCGAGGACCTGTCGGTGATCGGCCGGTACTCCGACGAGTTCGCCCGCACCTTCTCGCTCCCCTATTCGTCGATCGAAAGTGCGCCGGACCGGTTGGGCGAGCAGGCCGTGCGTCAGCTCGTGCGGCGGATCGAGTCGCCGCAGGCCCGCGCGGAGCCGCCGGTCCGGCGGCTCCTCGCGCCCGAACTCGTCGACCGCGGCAGCACCGGACGGCCACCAGGCCGTCCCTAG
- a CDS encoding LamG-like jellyroll fold domain-containing protein — protein sequence MVLSRTQRALARTLPAALAATLSAGLVPATAAAAGPPAPTLHYAFDTDDVATGVVTDSSGHGLNGTLVNGATATMVTGADGGTALNLPGGAPTSDGAYVRIPREALSSAPDLTVSARLKWDNTNAGAWQWIYALGRDTTKYLFSTPSNGDGNLRTAATTAGGGAEAQVTGYGALPAAAWKTVTVTLDSAAHRLTTYLDGTAVASTPTNLTAAQIIDSTATSAGYIGKSFYPDPLFKGAIDDFQVFDSALSADQVAQLTGGRAPTAVTPARTTFDLRTAVGTAPALPPAVRSTFSDGYDRDVPIAWQAVDPAAYGAPGDFTVTGSAGGIPVTANVRVIRPGQLTIDLGTGTGAFHGGASGSLYGLYGDGVPTNNLIEGMHVRTISTKAQDGPQHPGADALEVVKPLADSSNGDVYIYMTDIHRGFPYQWPGSTPEEKMRLYSEKIAKQVEQVRTLDPKYQDNIVFVPFNEPEGNMFGTGEWSYDRVSWRTDPTAYFAAWDQTYRLIKGILPNARIAGPNTSVLYPEVKGFLQHTVAAGTVPQVVTWHELSHPEQVRSSVAQYRAWEKEVFAGTAYAGRQLPVNVNEYAFNYHTSVPGQMIQWISAIEDSKIDADIAYWNIDGNLSDSAVQANRGNGQWWLYNAYGEMSGHTVHVDPPFPGVNYSLQGVATLDESKAQARAIFGGADGPAWIQFDKVPPGLGSSVHAWIREIPWTGQIGDSAQPELITERNVAVKDGRVAFDFGGSLPSLKESSAYEIVLSPAGKSPSAAAPPKLVDQSYEAENATYTGSGYTKNGPEGSPQAVSKFYTSGGYDVGGLRTGSDGVLGFTVDVPQDGTYDLSVFANSLNTADLIKDRGPTNVFVRVDGANEQEILLPLGYKWVVWDHTDTKVRLSKGKHVISLAARSLDGTRTTKGDAIVDRIKLALPNPAAATSVYEAELATLKGGKAVYGTGSGPGSAELGKGAQATFWVYSPADAESTITVRGTLGSVTAVAVNGREVRRVAGSGSVAVSLSGGVNKVTLTGVAPKSVIDRIDVRRTDGTLVPEVYEAEAAQRSGSVQVTALPNAGGGQAVTGVGGAPGNDNALTFRVTAAKDGTYAMRIRYSNPEQAVATHYNPDPVARHADVSVNGGAAQRVLFPHSFHQDNFWELTVPVQLKAGANTITFRSGELPNFDGTTYASDTFPGVALRSQWAPVLDRIAIAPFSAPAR from the coding sequence ATGGTGCTATCGAGGACGCAACGGGCGCTCGCCCGTACCCTTCCGGCGGCCCTGGCCGCGACACTGAGTGCCGGCCTGGTGCCCGCCACGGCGGCCGCCGCCGGTCCGCCCGCTCCCACGCTGCACTACGCGTTCGACACCGACGACGTCGCCACCGGCGTGGTGACCGACTCGTCGGGCCACGGGCTGAACGGAACCCTGGTGAACGGCGCGACGGCCACGATGGTGACCGGCGCGGACGGTGGCACCGCACTGAACCTCCCCGGTGGCGCGCCCACCTCCGACGGCGCGTACGTCCGGATTCCCCGCGAGGCTCTCTCGAGCGCCCCCGACCTGACGGTCTCGGCCCGGCTGAAGTGGGACAACACGAACGCCGGCGCCTGGCAGTGGATCTACGCGCTGGGCCGGGACACCACGAAGTACCTGTTCAGCACACCGTCCAACGGTGACGGAAACCTGCGCACCGCGGCCACCACCGCCGGCGGCGGGGCCGAGGCCCAGGTCACCGGCTACGGCGCACTGCCCGCCGCAGCGTGGAAGACCGTCACGGTGACGCTCGACTCGGCCGCGCACCGGCTGACCACTTACCTCGACGGCACCGCCGTCGCGAGCACCCCGACGAACCTCACCGCCGCCCAGATCATCGACTCGACGGCGACCTCCGCGGGCTACATCGGCAAATCCTTCTACCCCGACCCGCTGTTCAAGGGCGCGATCGACGACTTCCAGGTGTTCGACTCGGCGCTGTCCGCCGACCAGGTCGCGCAGCTGACCGGCGGCCGGGCGCCGACCGCGGTGACCCCGGCCCGAACGACGTTCGACCTCAGGACCGCCGTGGGCACCGCGCCGGCCCTGCCGCCGGCGGTGCGCAGCACGTTCAGCGACGGCTACGACCGCGACGTCCCCATCGCGTGGCAGGCGGTCGACCCCGCCGCCTACGGCGCTCCCGGCGACTTCACCGTCACCGGATCCGCCGGGGGCATTCCGGTCACCGCGAACGTCCGGGTGATCCGCCCCGGGCAGCTGACGATCGACCTCGGCACCGGCACCGGGGCGTTCCACGGCGGCGCGTCCGGCAGCCTCTACGGCCTGTACGGCGACGGCGTGCCCACGAACAACCTGATCGAAGGCATGCACGTCCGCACCATCTCCACGAAGGCACAGGACGGCCCGCAGCACCCGGGTGCCGACGCGCTCGAGGTCGTCAAGCCGCTGGCCGACAGCAGCAACGGCGACGTCTACATCTACATGACCGACATCCACCGCGGCTTCCCGTACCAGTGGCCGGGCAGCACGCCGGAAGAGAAGATGCGGCTGTACAGCGAAAAGATCGCCAAGCAGGTCGAGCAGGTCCGCACGCTCGACCCGAAGTACCAGGACAACATCGTGTTCGTGCCGTTCAACGAGCCGGAAGGCAACATGTTCGGCACCGGGGAATGGAGCTACGACCGCGTCAGCTGGCGAACCGACCCGACGGCCTACTTCGCCGCGTGGGACCAGACGTACCGGCTGATCAAGGGCATTCTGCCGAACGCCAGGATCGCCGGGCCCAACACGAGCGTGCTGTACCCGGAGGTCAAGGGCTTCCTGCAGCACACCGTGGCGGCCGGGACGGTGCCCCAGGTGGTGACCTGGCACGAGCTGAGCCACCCGGAACAGGTGCGCTCCAGCGTCGCCCAGTACCGCGCTTGGGAGAAAGAAGTCTTCGCCGGTACGGCCTATGCCGGCCGGCAGCTGCCGGTCAACGTCAACGAATACGCGTTCAACTACCACACTTCGGTGCCGGGCCAGATGATCCAGTGGATCTCGGCGATCGAGGACTCGAAGATCGACGCGGACATCGCGTACTGGAACATCGACGGCAACCTGTCCGACTCGGCCGTGCAGGCCAACCGCGGCAACGGGCAGTGGTGGCTGTACAACGCCTACGGCGAGATGAGCGGGCACACCGTGCACGTCGACCCGCCCTTCCCCGGTGTCAACTACTCCCTGCAGGGCGTGGCGACGCTCGACGAGTCGAAGGCACAGGCCCGCGCGATCTTCGGCGGCGCGGACGGCCCCGCCTGGATCCAGTTCGACAAGGTCCCGCCGGGTCTCGGCAGCAGTGTGCACGCCTGGATCCGCGAGATCCCCTGGACCGGCCAGATCGGTGACTCGGCCCAGCCCGAGCTGATCACCGAACGGAACGTGGCGGTCAAGGACGGCAGGGTCGCGTTCGACTTCGGCGGTTCGCTGCCGTCGCTCAAGGAGTCCTCGGCCTACGAGATCGTGCTCAGCCCCGCCGGGAAGAGCCCCTCCGCCGCGGCTCCGCCGAAGCTGGTCGACCAGAGCTACGAGGCCGAGAACGCCACCTACACCGGCTCCGGCTACACGAAGAACGGCCCCGAGGGCTCGCCGCAGGCCGTGTCGAAGTTCTACACCTCCGGCGGGTACGACGTCGGCGGCCTGCGGACCGGTTCCGACGGCGTGCTCGGCTTCACCGTCGACGTGCCCCAGGACGGCACGTACGACCTGAGCGTGTTCGCCAATTCCCTCAACACCGCCGACCTGATCAAGGACCGGGGACCGACGAACGTCTTCGTCCGCGTCGACGGAGCGAACGAACAGGAGATCCTGCTGCCACTGGGCTACAAGTGGGTGGTGTGGGACCACACCGACACGAAGGTGCGGCTGAGCAAGGGGAAGCACGTCATCTCCCTCGCCGCTCGCAGTCTCGACGGCACCAGGACGACCAAGGGCGACGCGATCGTCGACCGCATCAAGCTGGCGCTGCCCAACCCCGCCGCGGCCACGTCCGTGTACGAGGCCGAACTGGCCACGCTCAAGGGCGGAAAGGCCGTCTACGGCACGGGATCCGGGCCCGGCTCCGCCGAGCTCGGCAAGGGTGCCCAGGCGACCTTCTGGGTCTACTCGCCGGCCGATGCCGAGTCGACGATCACGGTCCGCGGGACGCTCGGCAGCGTCACGGCGGTCGCCGTCAACGGCCGTGAGGTGCGGCGGGTGGCCGGATCCGGCTCGGTCGCGGTGTCGCTGTCCGGCGGCGTCAACAAGGTGACGCTGACCGGGGTGGCCCCGAAGTCCGTGATCGACCGGATCGACGTCCGCCGGACCGACGGCACCCTGGTGCCCGAGGTGTACGAGGCCGAAGCCGCGCAGCGAAGTGGTTCGGTCCAGGTCACCGCCCTGCCGAACGCCGGCGGCGGCCAGGCCGTCACCGGTGTGGGCGGCGCCCCGGGCAACGACAACGCGCTCACCTTCCGGGTGACCGCCGCGAAGGACGGCACCTACGCCATGCGGATCCGGTACTCGAACCCCGAGCAGGCGGTCGCTACGCACTACAACCCCGACCCGGTGGCCCGGCACGCGGACGTCTCCGTCAACGGCGGGGCCGCGCAGCGGGTGCTGTTCCCGCACAGCTTCCACCAGGACAACTTCTGGGAGCTGACCGTGCCGGTCCAGCTCAAGGCAGGCGCGAACACCATCACGTTCCGGTCCGGGGAGCTGCCGAACTTCGACGGCACCACCTACGCCTCGGACACGTTCCCCGGCGTGGCGCTGCGCTCCCAGTGGGCACCGGTGCTGGACCGGATCGCGATCGCCCCGTTCAGCGCGCCCGCGCGCTGA
- a CDS encoding SDR family NAD(P)-dependent oxidoreductase: MRFTGKTVLVTGAGTGFGAEIAVRAAQEGADVAVHFRGSRAGAERTVERVEALGRKAFLVQADIAEHDQIRRMADEVWSHFGRVDVAVNNVGDVAREQMSWRDITEESIDHVLAVDIKGTLLCTHEFGDRMLTQGGGAIVNIGSTVVARGSARAPQYAAAKYGIIGLTKSYARAFAPTVRVNVFAPGFIETEATLGREDWKSGRGEQLRNDTPLGRIPRPEELAGTALFLATEDASHMTGSLMVADGGYNMIGA; this comes from the coding sequence ATGCGATTCACCGGCAAGACCGTCCTCGTCACCGGCGCCGGCACCGGGTTCGGCGCCGAGATCGCCGTGCGCGCCGCGCAGGAAGGCGCCGACGTCGCCGTGCACTTCCGCGGCTCGCGGGCCGGCGCCGAGCGCACCGTGGAGCGCGTCGAAGCGCTGGGGCGCAAGGCGTTCCTCGTGCAGGCGGACATCGCCGAGCACGACCAGATCCGCCGGATGGCCGACGAGGTGTGGAGCCACTTCGGCCGCGTCGACGTCGCGGTCAACAACGTCGGCGACGTCGCGCGCGAGCAGATGTCGTGGCGGGACATCACCGAGGAGTCGATCGACCACGTCCTCGCCGTCGACATCAAGGGCACGCTGCTGTGCACGCACGAGTTCGGCGACCGGATGCTCACCCAGGGCGGCGGCGCGATCGTCAACATCGGCTCGACGGTCGTCGCCCGCGGCAGCGCCCGCGCCCCGCAGTACGCGGCGGCCAAGTACGGGATCATCGGCCTGACCAAGTCGTACGCGCGCGCCTTCGCGCCCACCGTGCGGGTGAACGTCTTCGCGCCGGGCTTCATCGAGACCGAGGCGACGCTGGGCCGGGAGGACTGGAAGTCCGGGCGCGGCGAGCAGCTGCGCAACGACACCCCGCTCGGCCGGATCCCCCGGCCGGAGGAGCTCGCCGGGACCGCGCTGTTCCTCGCCACCGAGGACGCGAGCCACATGACCGGCAGCCTCATGGTCGCCGACGGCGGCTACAACATGATCGGCGCATGA
- a CDS encoding SDR family NAD(P)-dependent oxidoreductase: MDWLGLHGRKALVAGAGGIGGGVAAALAEAGAEVVVADVDEERLAAVGTKTLRADLATAEGSRECVTRAVELLGGLDVFVHAVGVNDRRPVLETPDEVWDSIVTLNLSSAFRTGKAAGEVLVPAGHGRIVYLSSVSGLLAHPHHAPYAATKGGVDQLARVMAREWAGSGVTVNAVAPGYTETGLTRHHLDKPGVRDELTSLVPAGRLGAVDDLVGPVLFLCSERSAFVTGHVLYADGGRTLV; this comes from the coding sequence GTGGACTGGCTCGGGCTGCACGGCCGGAAGGCCCTGGTGGCGGGCGCCGGGGGCATCGGCGGCGGGGTCGCCGCGGCGCTCGCCGAAGCGGGCGCGGAGGTCGTGGTCGCCGACGTCGACGAAGAGCGGCTCGCCGCGGTCGGGACCAAGACGCTGCGGGCGGACCTGGCCACGGCCGAAGGCAGCCGCGAGTGCGTCACGCGGGCCGTCGAGCTGCTCGGCGGGCTCGACGTCTTCGTGCACGCCGTCGGCGTCAACGACCGGCGGCCGGTGCTCGAGACCCCGGACGAGGTCTGGGACTCGATCGTCACGCTCAACCTGAGCAGCGCGTTCCGGACCGGCAAGGCCGCGGGCGAGGTGCTGGTGCCGGCCGGGCACGGCCGGATCGTCTACCTGTCGTCGGTGTCCGGCCTGCTCGCGCACCCGCACCACGCGCCCTACGCCGCCACGAAGGGCGGAGTCGACCAGCTCGCCCGGGTGATGGCCCGGGAGTGGGCGGGCAGCGGCGTCACGGTGAACGCCGTCGCGCCCGGCTACACCGAGACCGGGCTGACCCGCCACCACCTCGACAAGCCCGGCGTCCGCGACGAGCTGACGTCGCTCGTTCCCGCCGGGCGGCTCGGCGCCGTCGACGACCTCGTCGGCCCGGTCCTGTTCCTCTGCTCCGAGCGCTCGGCGTTCGTCACCGGTCACGTGCTGTACGCCGACGGCGGCCGCACCCTCGTTTAA
- a CDS encoding carboxymuconolactone decarboxylase family protein gives MSRLPHLTPDDLDAEQRVLYDTITGGPRAAGPQRFPLVDAAGALTGPFNAMLVAPPAGHALQGLGAAIRYGTTLTDRIRELAILAVAARWDCAFERYAHEPHARAAGITGAQVEAVRGGALPDLADETERAALRFVSALLRDEDVDDATYAEIVPIIGNRMAVELTTLVGYYATLALQLRVFRVTEPGGSRHR, from the coding sequence ATGAGCAGGCTGCCGCACCTCACCCCGGACGACCTCGACGCCGAGCAGCGGGTGCTCTACGACACGATCACCGGCGGCCCCCGCGCGGCCGGGCCGCAGCGGTTTCCCCTGGTCGATGCCGCCGGCGCGCTCACCGGCCCGTTCAACGCGATGCTCGTCGCGCCGCCGGCCGGGCACGCGCTGCAGGGGCTCGGCGCCGCGATCCGGTACGGGACGACGCTGACCGACCGCATCCGGGAACTGGCGATCCTCGCCGTCGCGGCCCGCTGGGACTGCGCGTTCGAGCGGTACGCCCACGAGCCGCACGCGCGGGCCGCCGGGATCACCGGGGCGCAGGTCGAAGCGGTCCGCGGCGGCGCGCTGCCGGACCTCGCCGACGAGACCGAGCGGGCGGCGCTGCGGTTCGTGTCCGCGCTGCTGCGCGACGAGGACGTCGACGACGCGACTTACGCCGAGATCGTGCCGATCATTGGCAACCGCATGGCCGTCGAGCTCACCACTTTGGTGGGCTACTACGCGACGCTGGCCCTGCAGCTGCGGGTCTTCCGCGTCACCGAACCCGGAGGAAGCAGACACCGATGA
- a CDS encoding fumarylacetoacetate hydrolase family protein has protein sequence MKLVTFNENQVGRIADDQVLELDTASAREFFERDRDVPETGRRYPLAEVRLRAPIVPKKFFHTAGNFREHHDDLARVNWSHPVNKGIVFFQNVDAIIGPGDPIVYPEHLTSELDYELELAIVLGKPGKFFTAEQAAEHIGGYLVFNDITARDIQRREMESGVFSFSKAIDTFCPIGPYIVTADEIEDPHDLDMELRVNGQVRQKSNTGRMSVSIPQLVAYHSPQVYSAGDLITTGTVAGVAASTEDPFANYLKPGDVVEAEIEGIGVLRNRVVSWQDAHGTPPPAADQWI, from the coding sequence ATGAAGCTCGTCACCTTCAACGAGAACCAGGTCGGCCGGATCGCCGACGACCAGGTCCTGGAGCTCGACACGGCTTCGGCCCGCGAGTTCTTCGAACGCGACCGGGACGTGCCCGAGACCGGCCGCCGCTACCCCCTGGCCGAGGTGCGCCTGCGCGCGCCGATCGTGCCGAAGAAGTTCTTCCACACCGCGGGCAACTTCCGCGAGCACCACGACGACCTCGCCCGGGTGAACTGGTCGCACCCGGTGAACAAGGGCATCGTCTTCTTCCAGAACGTCGACGCGATCATCGGCCCGGGCGACCCGATCGTCTACCCGGAGCACCTGACGTCGGAACTGGACTACGAGCTCGAGCTGGCGATCGTGCTCGGCAAGCCGGGCAAGTTCTTCACCGCCGAGCAGGCGGCCGAGCACATCGGTGGCTACCTGGTCTTCAACGACATCACCGCGCGTGACATCCAGCGCCGCGAGATGGAGTCGGGTGTCTTCTCCTTCTCCAAGGCCATCGACACGTTCTGCCCGATCGGCCCGTACATCGTGACCGCCGACGAGATCGAGGACCCGCACGACCTGGACATGGAACTGCGCGTCAACGGCCAGGTGCGGCAGAAGTCCAACACCGGGCGGATGTCCGTGTCGATCCCGCAGCTCGTCGCCTACCATTCGCCGCAGGTCTACAGCGCGGGCGACCTCATCACGACCGGCACGGTCGCGGGTGTCGCGGCGAGCACCGAGGACCCCTTCGCGAACTACCTCAAGCCCGGCGACGTCGTCGAAGCGGAGATCGAAGGCATCGGCGTGCTGCGCAACCGCGTCGTGTCGTGGCAGGACGCCCACGGCACGCCGCCTCCGGCCGCGGACCAGTGGATCTGA
- a CDS encoding fumarylacetoacetate hydrolase family protein — MRLSTVEDRAVLLAGGGVIDVARASDGRFGPDPMVVLERWTAFTAWAATAVLPPAEPLAGRAFDAPVPRPRQVFAIALNYPPHAAEAGYRPPADPLVFTKFPSCITGPDTTVELPGDRVDWEVELVVAIGEGGHRIAAEDAWGHVAGLTAGQDLSERGVQLLGTPPQFSLGKSFPGFGPTGPALVTPDEFPDPGDLRLVTELNGTVVQQARTGEMIFGVPELIARLSAICPLLPGDLVFTGTPAGVGNRMSPPRYLGPDDLLVSRIEGIGELRTRFRTGASRTRS, encoded by the coding sequence ATGCGTCTGTCCACAGTGGAGGACCGCGCGGTTCTGCTCGCCGGCGGCGGCGTCATCGACGTCGCCCGGGCGAGCGACGGCCGGTTCGGCCCCGATCCGATGGTCGTCCTCGAGCGCTGGACGGCGTTCACGGCGTGGGCCGCGACCGCCGTCCTGCCGCCCGCCGAACCCCTGGCCGGCCGCGCGTTCGACGCGCCCGTGCCGCGGCCGCGCCAGGTCTTCGCGATCGCCCTCAACTACCCGCCGCACGCCGCCGAGGCCGGCTACCGGCCGCCCGCGGATCCGTTGGTGTTCACCAAGTTCCCCAGCTGCATCACCGGCCCGGACACGACGGTGGAGCTGCCCGGCGACCGCGTCGACTGGGAGGTCGAGCTGGTCGTCGCGATCGGCGAGGGCGGCCACCGCATCGCCGCCGAGGACGCCTGGGGCCACGTCGCCGGGCTGACCGCCGGGCAGGACCTGTCCGAGCGCGGGGTGCAGCTGCTGGGCACCCCACCGCAGTTCTCGCTCGGCAAGTCGTTCCCCGGTTTCGGCCCGACCGGCCCGGCCCTGGTGACGCCGGACGAGTTCCCCGACCCCGGCGACCTGCGGCTGGTCACCGAGCTGAACGGCACCGTCGTCCAGCAGGCCCGCACCGGCGAGATGATCTTCGGCGTGCCCGAGCTGATCGCCCGCCTGTCGGCGATCTGCCCGCTGCTGCCCGGCGACCTCGTCTTCACCGGCACCCCGGCGGGCGTGGGCAACCGGATGAGCCCGCCGCGCTACCTCGGCCCGGACGACCTGCTGGTCAGCAGGATCGAGGGGATCGGGGAACTGCGGACCCGGTTCAGGACAGGAGCGTCCCGAACGCGATCGTGA
- a CDS encoding TetR/AcrR family transcriptional regulator — MARASVREQIVDAAYEQFHRHGYNACGVKLITDSAGVPKGSFYNHFASKEALALVVMERYGDTRRVPELADRTVAPLARLRAHFEFLAADIEKYGYERGCVFGNFSNEAADHSPAIRDGLVTAFATWAAAVADTIREAQADGSVTTTQDPEVLGRFLVNAWEGAIVGERAAKDGSAFAAFFTIAFGTLLS; from the coding sequence ATGGCCAGGGCCAGCGTGCGCGAACAGATCGTGGACGCCGCGTACGAACAGTTCCACCGGCACGGTTACAACGCCTGCGGCGTCAAGCTCATCACCGACAGCGCGGGCGTGCCGAAGGGCTCGTTCTACAACCACTTCGCCAGCAAGGAAGCGCTGGCGCTGGTCGTGATGGAGCGCTACGGGGACACCCGGCGGGTGCCGGAGCTCGCCGACCGGACGGTCGCGCCACTGGCCCGGCTGCGCGCCCACTTCGAGTTCCTGGCCGCCGACATCGAGAAGTACGGCTACGAGCGCGGCTGCGTCTTCGGCAACTTCAGCAACGAGGCCGCCGACCACAGCCCGGCCATCCGCGACGGCCTGGTGACGGCCTTCGCGACCTGGGCGGCGGCCGTGGCCGACACCATCCGCGAAGCCCAGGCCGACGGATCCGTCACGACCACGCAGGACCCCGAGGTGCTGGGCCGGTTCCTCGTCAACGCCTGGGAAGGCGCCATCGTCGGCGAACGCGCCGCCAAGGACGGCTCCGCGTTCGCCGCGTTCTTCACGATCGCGTTCGGGACGCTCCTGTCCTGA